From a region of the Kaistia sp. 32K genome:
- the fumC gene encoding class II fumarate hydratase, translating to MTTTRIETDTFGPIEVASDRYWGAQAQRSLGNFKIGLEKQPLPIVRALGVIKRAAAEVNAKLGRLDPEISKAIVAAAQEVIDGKLDDHFPLVVWQTGSGTQSNMNANEVVSNRAIEMLGGVMGSKKPVHPNDHVNMSQSSNDTYPTAMHIASAEEIIHRLLPALKHLHAALDAKAKDWAAIVKIGRTHTQDATPLTLGQEFSGYAQQVENGIKRIEMTLPDLMQLAQGGTAVGTGLNAPIGFAEDVAAAIAEITGLPFTSAPNKFEALAAHDAMVFSHGAINTVAASLFKIANDIRLLGSGPRAGLGELSLPENEPGSSIMPGKVNPTQCEALTQVCVQVFGNQAALTFAGSQGHFELNVYNPVMAYNFLQSVRILADAAVSFTDNCVVGIEPRLDNIQSGVERSLMLVTALAPKIGYDNAAKIAKTAHKNGTTLREEAVGGGYVTDAEFDAVVRPEDMIHPN from the coding sequence ATGACGACGACCCGTATCGAAACGGATACTTTTGGCCCGATCGAAGTGGCCAGCGACCGCTACTGGGGCGCCCAGGCGCAGCGTTCGCTCGGCAATTTCAAGATCGGTCTCGAGAAGCAGCCGCTGCCGATCGTGCGGGCGCTCGGCGTCATCAAGCGCGCCGCGGCGGAAGTGAACGCCAAGCTCGGCCGCCTCGACCCGGAGATCTCGAAGGCGATCGTCGCCGCCGCGCAGGAAGTCATCGACGGCAAGCTCGACGACCATTTCCCGCTCGTCGTCTGGCAGACCGGCTCGGGCACGCAGTCGAACATGAACGCCAACGAGGTGGTCTCCAACCGCGCCATCGAGATGCTGGGCGGCGTGATGGGCTCCAAGAAGCCCGTCCATCCGAACGACCACGTCAACATGAGCCAGTCGTCGAACGACACCTATCCGACGGCGATGCACATCGCCTCGGCCGAGGAGATCATCCACCGCCTGCTGCCGGCGCTGAAGCACCTGCACGCGGCCCTCGACGCCAAGGCCAAGGACTGGGCGGCAATCGTCAAGATCGGCCGCACGCACACCCAGGACGCCACGCCGCTGACGCTCGGCCAGGAATTCTCGGGCTACGCCCAGCAGGTCGAGAACGGCATCAAGCGCATCGAGATGACGCTGCCGGACCTGATGCAGCTCGCCCAGGGCGGCACCGCCGTCGGCACCGGCCTGAACGCGCCGATCGGCTTCGCCGAGGATGTCGCAGCCGCGATCGCCGAGATCACCGGCCTCCCCTTCACCTCGGCGCCGAACAAGTTCGAGGCGCTCGCGGCGCATGACGCCATGGTGTTCTCGCACGGCGCGATCAACACGGTCGCGGCGTCGCTGTTCAAGATCGCCAACGACATCCGCCTGCTCGGCTCCGGCCCGCGCGCCGGCCTCGGCGAGCTGTCGCTGCCGGAGAACGAGCCGGGCTCGTCGATCATGCCGGGCAAGGTCAACCCGACCCAGTGCGAGGCGCTGACCCAGGTCTGCGTGCAGGTGTTCGGCAACCAGGCCGCCCTCACCTTCGCCGGCAGCCAGGGCCATTTCGAGCTCAACGTCTACAATCCGGTGATGGCCTACAACTTCCTGCAGTCGGTGCGGATCCTCGCCGACGCGGCGGTCTCCTTCACCGATAATTGCGTCGTCGGCATCGAGCCGCGCCTCGACAACATTCAGTCGGGCGTCGAGCGCTCGCTGATGCTGGTGACCGCGCTGGCGCCGAAGATCGGCTACGACAACGCCGCCAAGATCGCCAAGACCGCGCACAAGAACGGTACGACTTTGCGCGAGGAAGCCGTCGGCGGCGGCTATGTGACGGATGCCGAGTTCGACGCGGTCGTGCGCCCCGAGGACATGATCCACCCCAACTGA
- a CDS encoding DUF4169 family protein, which produces MTAEIINLNRFRKEKVRQEKAATAEENRVRFGRNRAERALDRIAAEKARRHLDDHQRDDGKDPTVA; this is translated from the coding sequence ATGACCGCAGAAATCATCAACCTGAACCGCTTCCGCAAGGAAAAGGTCCGGCAAGAGAAGGCCGCGACGGCCGAGGAAAACCGCGTGCGGTTCGGCCGGAACCGGGCCGAGAGGGCGCTGGACCGGATTGCGGCCGAGAAGGCCCGCCGTCATCTCGACGACCACCAGCGGGACGACGGCAAGGATCCGACCGTCGCATGA
- a CDS encoding ribbon-helix-helix domain-containing protein, translating into MKKRSVSIAGHQTSISIEEPFWQALRTIAASRGQSLAGLIAAIDGERQAETNLSSAIRLAVLAWYQAKLHPDGTEAPRSVNSE; encoded by the coding sequence ATGAAGAAGCGCTCGGTCTCGATCGCCGGCCATCAGACGTCCATCTCGATCGAAGAACCGTTCTGGCAGGCGCTCCGGACCATCGCGGCCTCGCGCGGCCAGAGCCTCGCCGGCCTGATCGCGGCCATCGACGGCGAACGCCAGGCCGAGACCAACCTGTCCTCGGCCATCCGGCTGGCGGTCCTCGCCTGGTATCAGGCCAAGCTCCATCCGGACGGCACGGAGGCCCCCCGCTCCGTCAATTCGGAATAG
- a CDS encoding AsmA family protein gives MIPWFVDWNAFRSTFEREAEKILGQPVTVAGTANASLLPMPSLVFTDVRVGGTPDKPMMKVDRFAVRIELIPLISGTFKVVDMAITRPRLQVTVAADGTPDWLRRSEASKALNPDAVTLEKVDVSDGSIDYRDERTGRSLSLTGINAAVDARSLTGPWKIEGGLVAEGVPTTFRVATGRRDADGSIRVKVEANPATVPVAFSAEGPLKRDDNGLNWSGGFSLLHVADDDGGRKKTPSWRASGSFDLRPEQLRLPAITLSQGPEDRPYSLTGAATVDLGKAMRFDATLKARQLDLDRSIGKGPNEPANVDMASKAVVSALSDLPVPSIPGRIGFDIPGIVIGGSVIQNLRFDAVTAQAGWKIEELGADLPGRTRLAADGIVTTSPEASFDGAVRLISEQPSIFAAWWRSGKMASRPQLQPFDMSGQLHLAPGAIQVTGMAARMRDSSVRGSLGWQEASGDGRRNLSVELKANRLDFDQLTSLGELFVGQSLSDTDSIADGFQVKISTGELEVGDMLLEQVTADGSFANGVLEANRLSIGNLAGAAITASGRVADMKGAPSGQISASIEASDLTGTAALVERLLPGSAVSRWFKETAPLLGPTKLATVINARASDNITHANLTLNGTAGGTAIDAALGFVGTPAGWREGNLKLSAAVENPDAGLLIRQLGYSALPLDPPGKARLTIEGDGTLAEGAAATIKGDFAGLAYATDGKIGVDAAGLPTFEGTVTAHGPDATAALALAGLSLPGIQEALPLEATTSLDVKDGVATLFFRDARLGDVQASGSIDFGREASRWRLKGDVAVDEADLTRATSLALGLPQDLLASTETPWSKTTFGRPVLDGFDAAFRISADRLLVSDGVTVSNAALETSFSGERTELRLTHGDFAGGKATGSLSIVNPEGDASISGQVSVTGAALSDLVWQRDGRSVADGTLDISAQFEGTGRSAAGVVSSLSGGGSLRVGAGSARFVNPEAFGAVIRASNAGREIGEAELRKLFAGYLDAGTLAFDHIEGAFSIAAGTIRAQNLGVTSPSATMVGGATIDLNAETLDSQWTLTIDPGEDRVSGAIPQVGLVFSGPLAEPTRRIDVAPLAGFLSVRAFEREVERIEKLQAEIVEKEKLSRLVRVAREDDERRAEAARKAEADKAAEAAAKAEREAAERAAKEAADKAAADKAAAEAAAAKKAEAAKKAEALRLQKEEQARKAAEAAAKRQLDFSDGIETLLKGIDEPAPRPQARPQPPLQLQMPSQGNDPGAPMVLVPPASIPN, from the coding sequence GTGATCCCTTGGTTCGTCGACTGGAACGCCTTTCGCTCGACCTTCGAGCGGGAGGCGGAGAAGATCCTCGGCCAGCCGGTCACCGTCGCCGGCACCGCCAACGCGTCGCTCCTGCCGATGCCGTCGCTCGTCTTCACCGACGTGCGGGTCGGCGGCACGCCCGACAAGCCGATGATGAAGGTCGACCGGTTCGCCGTCCGGATCGAACTGATCCCCCTGATTTCGGGCACGTTCAAGGTCGTCGACATGGCGATCACCCGGCCGCGCCTGCAGGTCACCGTCGCCGCCGACGGCACGCCCGACTGGCTCCGCCGCTCCGAGGCCTCGAAGGCCCTCAATCCCGACGCCGTGACGCTGGAAAAGGTCGATGTCTCCGACGGCTCGATCGATTATCGCGACGAGCGCACGGGCCGGTCGCTGTCGCTGACCGGCATCAACGCCGCCGTCGACGCGCGCTCGCTGACGGGTCCCTGGAAGATCGAGGGAGGCCTGGTCGCCGAGGGCGTGCCGACGACGTTCCGCGTCGCCACCGGCCGCCGTGATGCGGACGGTTCGATCCGGGTCAAGGTCGAGGCCAATCCGGCCACCGTCCCGGTCGCCTTCTCGGCCGAAGGGCCGCTCAAGCGCGACGACAATGGCCTGAACTGGTCGGGGGGCTTCTCGCTGCTGCATGTCGCCGACGATGACGGCGGGCGGAAGAAGACGCCGAGCTGGCGCGCCTCCGGCAGCTTCGATCTGCGGCCGGAGCAGTTGCGGCTGCCGGCGATCACCCTGTCGCAGGGGCCCGAGGACCGGCCCTATAGCCTGACGGGCGCCGCCACGGTCGATCTCGGCAAGGCGATGCGCTTCGACGCGACGCTGAAGGCGCGGCAGCTGGATCTCGATCGCTCCATCGGCAAGGGGCCGAACGAGCCCGCCAATGTCGACATGGCCTCGAAGGCGGTCGTCTCGGCGCTCTCGGACCTGCCGGTCCCGTCGATCCCCGGCCGCATCGGCTTCGATATCCCGGGCATCGTCATCGGCGGCTCGGTGATCCAGAATCTCCGCTTCGACGCGGTCACCGCGCAGGCCGGCTGGAAGATCGAGGAACTCGGCGCCGACCTGCCCGGACGCACGCGTCTCGCCGCCGACGGCATCGTCACGACGTCGCCCGAGGCGAGCTTCGACGGCGCGGTGCGGCTGATCTCGGAGCAGCCGTCGATCTTCGCGGCCTGGTGGCGCAGCGGCAAGATGGCGTCCCGGCCGCAGCTGCAGCCCTTCGACATGTCGGGCCAGCTGCATCTGGCGCCCGGCGCGATCCAGGTCACGGGCATGGCGGCGCGCATGCGCGATTCCAGCGTTCGCGGCAGCCTCGGCTGGCAGGAGGCCAGCGGCGACGGCCGCCGCAATCTCTCCGTCGAGCTCAAGGCCAACCGGCTCGATTTCGACCAGCTGACCTCGCTCGGCGAATTGTTCGTCGGCCAGAGCCTCAGCGATACCGACAGCATCGCCGACGGCTTCCAGGTCAAGATCTCGACCGGCGAGCTCGAGGTCGGCGACATGCTGCTGGAGCAGGTCACCGCCGATGGCAGCTTCGCCAATGGCGTGCTGGAGGCTAACCGTCTTTCGATCGGCAACCTCGCCGGCGCGGCGATCACGGCGAGCGGCCGCGTCGCCGACATGAAGGGCGCCCCGAGCGGCCAGATCTCTGCCTCGATCGAGGCTTCCGACCTGACCGGCACCGCGGCGCTCGTCGAGCGCCTGCTGCCAGGTTCCGCCGTTTCGCGCTGGTTCAAGGAGACGGCGCCGCTGCTTGGCCCCACCAAGCTCGCGACCGTGATCAATGCCCGCGCCAGCGATAACATCACCCATGCCAATTTGACGCTGAACGGCACTGCCGGCGGCACGGCGATCGATGCCGCGCTCGGCTTCGTCGGCACGCCGGCCGGCTGGCGCGAGGGCAATCTGAAGCTCTCCGCGGCGGTCGAGAACCCGGATGCCGGCCTGTTGATCCGCCAGCTCGGCTACAGCGCCCTGCCGCTCGACCCGCCGGGCAAGGCGCGGCTGACGATCGAGGGCGACGGCACGCTCGCCGAGGGCGCGGCGGCGACCATCAAGGGCGATTTCGCCGGCCTTGCCTATGCGACGGACGGCAAGATCGGCGTCGACGCGGCCGGATTGCCGACCTTCGAGGGCACGGTGACGGCGCATGGACCGGACGCCACCGCGGCGCTGGCCCTGGCCGGCCTGTCGCTGCCCGGCATCCAGGAGGCGCTGCCGCTCGAGGCGACGACCTCGCTCGATGTGAAGGACGGCGTCGCGACGCTCTTCTTCCGCGATGCGCGGCTCGGCGACGTCCAGGCCAGCGGATCCATCGATTTCGGCCGCGAGGCGAGCCGCTGGCGGCTCAAGGGCGATGTCGCCGTCGACGAGGCGGATCTGACGCGCGCCACCTCGCTGGCGCTCGGCCTGCCGCAGGACCTGCTCGCCAGCACAGAGACCCCCTGGTCGAAGACGACCTTCGGGCGACCGGTTCTCGACGGTTTCGACGCGGCGTTCCGGATCTCCGCCGACCGGCTTCTGGTCTCCGATGGAGTCACGGTCTCGAATGCCGCGCTGGAGACGAGCTTCTCCGGCGAGCGCACCGAACTGCGCCTGACGCATGGCGATTTCGCCGGCGGCAAGGCTACCGGCTCGCTGTCCATCGTCAATCCCGAGGGCGATGCCTCGATCTCGGGGCAGGTTTCGGTGACCGGGGCGGCGCTCTCTGATCTGGTCTGGCAGCGCGACGGTCGCTCGGTCGCCGACGGCACGCTCGATATCTCCGCTCAGTTCGAAGGCACGGGACGCTCGGCCGCGGGCGTCGTCTCGTCGCTTTCCGGCGGCGGCTCGCTCCGCGTCGGCGCCGGGTCGGCGCGCTTCGTCAATCCGGAGGCCTTCGGCGCCGTCATCCGCGCCTCGAACGCCGGGCGCGAGATCGGCGAGGCGGAGTTGCGCAAGCTGTTCGCCGGCTATCTGGACGCCGGCACGCTGGCGTTCGACCATATCGAGGGCGCGTTCTCGATCGCGGCCGGTACCATCCGGGCGCAGAATCTGGGAGTGACCAGCCCCAGCGCGACGATGGTCGGCGGCGCCACCATCGATTTGAATGCCGAGACGCTCGACAGCCAGTGGACCCTGACGATCGATCCCGGCGAGGATCGGGTGAGCGGCGCCATACCGCAGGTCGGCCTCGTCTTCTCCGGTCCGCTCGCCGAGCCGACGCGCCGGATCGACGTCGCGCCGCTGGCCGGCTTCCTGTCGGTCCGCGCCTTCGAGCGCGAGGTCGAGCGGATCGAGAAGTTGCAGGCGGAAATCGTCGAGAAGGAAAAGCTGAGCCGGCTGGTCCGCGTCGCCCGCGAGGACGACGAGCGCCGTGCCGAGGCGGCGCGGAAGGCCGAGGCGGACAAGGCGGCCGAAGCGGCCGCGAAGGCGGAGCGGGAAGCGGCGGAGCGCGCTGCCAAGGAAGCGGCGGACAAGGCGGCTGCCGACAAGGCCGCCGCGGAGGCCGCTGCCGCGAAGAAAGCCGAAGCCGCGAAGAAGGCCGAGGCGCTGCGCCTGCAGAAGGAAGAGCAGGCCCGCAAGGCCGCCGAGGCGGCCGCGAAGCGGCAGCTCGACTTCTCCGACGGCATCGAGACGCTTCTGAAGGGCATCGACGAGCCGGCGCCGCGGCCTCAGGCCCGGCCGCAGCCGCCCTTGCAGCTGCAGATGCCGTCGCAGGGGAACGATCCCGGCGCGCCGATGGTGCTGGTGCCGCCGGCCTCTATTCCGAATTGA
- a CDS encoding FAD-binding oxidoreductase has product MTVSALRNEDARDEVALATALEILQERFGPRFTRGLEIRRQHANTTTWLPNEPADAVVFAVSTEEVSDIVKICAAHRVPVIPFGTGTSLEGHVNAPKGGVSIDLSQMNRIVAVHAEDLDCTVEAGVTRIQLNNNIRDQGLFFPIDPGADASLGGMAATRASGTNAVRYGTMRENVVRLTAVMADGSIVRTGSRAKKSSAGYDLTRLLVGSEGTLGIITEVTVRLHGLPESVAAGVCSFPTVEDACNAAILTIQSGIPIARVELGDAMMIRATNEFAKLGLPETPHLFLEFHGSPASVAEQAEQFAAIAQEFGGGEFASATRPEDRTKLWQARHDSYFAVKGLRPGDNIQSVSTDVCVPISKLAECVAETSADIAANGLIGPVVGHVGDGNFHTQLLIDITNPEEIAKAEAVISRMNERAIALDGTCTGEHGVGQGKRKYLIKEHGHGLDVMRMIKATLDPLGILNPGKILPDA; this is encoded by the coding sequence ATGACAGTTTCGGCGCTGCGCAACGAGGATGCGCGTGACGAAGTAGCGTTGGCCACGGCCCTCGAGATCCTGCAGGAGCGCTTCGGTCCGCGCTTCACGCGCGGGCTCGAGATCCGGCGCCAGCACGCCAACACGACGACCTGGCTGCCGAACGAGCCGGCCGACGCCGTCGTGTTCGCCGTGTCGACGGAAGAAGTCTCCGACATCGTCAAGATCTGCGCCGCGCATCGCGTTCCGGTCATCCCGTTCGGCACCGGCACCTCGCTCGAGGGCCATGTCAACGCGCCGAAGGGCGGCGTGTCGATCGATCTGTCGCAGATGAACCGGATCGTCGCCGTGCATGCCGAGGATCTCGACTGCACGGTCGAGGCGGGCGTGACGCGGATCCAGCTCAACAACAACATCCGCGACCAGGGCCTGTTCTTCCCGATCGATCCCGGCGCCGACGCCAGCCTCGGCGGCATGGCGGCGACGCGCGCTTCCGGCACCAATGCCGTGCGCTACGGCACGATGCGCGAGAACGTCGTCCGCCTGACGGCCGTCATGGCCGACGGCTCGATCGTCCGCACCGGCAGCCGCGCCAAGAAGAGCTCGGCCGGCTACGACCTGACGCGGCTTCTGGTCGGCTCGGAAGGCACGCTCGGCATCATCACCGAGGTCACCGTGCGCCTGCACGGCCTGCCGGAATCGGTCGCGGCGGGCGTCTGCTCGTTCCCGACGGTCGAGGATGCCTGCAACGCGGCGATCCTGACGATCCAGAGCGGCATCCCGATCGCCCGCGTCGAACTCGGCGACGCGATGATGATCCGCGCCACCAACGAGTTCGCCAAGCTCGGCCTGCCCGAGACGCCGCACCTGTTCCTCGAGTTCCACGGCTCGCCGGCCTCCGTCGCCGAGCAGGCGGAGCAGTTCGCCGCGATCGCGCAGGAGTTCGGCGGCGGCGAATTCGCCTCGGCGACCCGCCCCGAGGATCGCACCAAGCTCTGGCAGGCGCGGCACGATTCCTATTTCGCCGTGAAGGGCCTTCGTCCCGGCGACAACATCCAGAGCGTTTCGACCGACGTCTGCGTGCCGATCTCGAAGCTGGCCGAATGCGTCGCCGAGACCAGCGCCGATATCGCGGCCAACGGCTTGATCGGACCCGTCGTCGGTCACGTGGGTGACGGCAATTTCCACACCCAGCTCCTGATCGACATCACCAATCCGGAAGAGATCGCCAAGGCGGAAGCCGTGATCAGCCGGATGAACGAGCGGGCCATCGCGCTGGACGGCACCTGCACCGGCGAACATGGCGTCGGCCAGGGCAAGCGCAAATATCTGATCAAGGAGCATGGTCACGGGCTCGATGTGATGCGCATGATCAAGGCGACGCTCGATCCGCTCGGCATCCTGAACCCGGGCAAGATCCTGCCGGACGCATGA
- a CDS encoding zinc-binding dehydrogenase: protein MRAALYERFGDPAEVLQSGERPVPEPGPGEIRVRMVLSPIHNHDLWTIRGTYGHRPDLPAIGGSEALGIVDALGPDVTAPAVGQRIVVSGVRGAWSDYFVAPAIRAVPLPDAIGDDTGCQLLSMPLSSLMLLEDLGIASGEWMILNAANGAVGRIVAMVAKARGIHVISLVRRDAGLAELTALDIGNAVSTETPGWEERVRSIAGDAPIVRAVDSVGGKDGGRLTSLLADGGLLMSFGAMSNEPLVIPSGDLIFRDVSVKGFWGARRSAATGREEMVRLIGELVSLAASGQLRLGIDQRFGLANPAGAAAASARPGRTGKIALSGSV, encoded by the coding sequence ATGCGAGCGGCCCTCTATGAGCGTTTTGGCGATCCCGCCGAAGTCCTTCAGTCCGGCGAGCGTCCGGTTCCCGAGCCCGGGCCGGGCGAGATCCGGGTCCGCATGGTGCTGTCACCGATCCACAATCACGATCTCTGGACCATTCGCGGCACCTATGGCCACAGGCCGGACTTGCCGGCGATCGGCGGCAGCGAGGCGCTGGGGATCGTCGATGCGCTCGGCCCGGACGTCACGGCGCCCGCGGTTGGCCAGCGCATCGTCGTCAGCGGGGTCCGCGGCGCGTGGAGCGATTATTTCGTCGCGCCGGCGATCCGCGCCGTGCCGCTGCCGGATGCGATTGGCGACGACACCGGTTGCCAGCTGCTCTCGATGCCGTTGAGTTCGCTGATGCTGCTGGAAGACCTCGGCATCGCCAGCGGCGAGTGGATGATCCTGAACGCCGCCAATGGCGCCGTCGGCCGCATCGTCGCCATGGTTGCCAAGGCGCGCGGCATCCATGTCATCAGCCTCGTCCGGCGCGACGCGGGTCTCGCCGAGCTGACGGCGCTCGACATCGGCAACGCCGTCTCGACCGAGACGCCCGGCTGGGAAGAGCGCGTCCGGTCCATCGCCGGTGACGCGCCGATCGTGCGGGCCGTCGATTCCGTCGGCGGCAAGGATGGCGGGCGGCTGACGAGCCTGCTGGCCGATGGTGGTCTGCTGATGTCGTTTGGCGCCATGTCGAACGAGCCGCTGGTGATCCCCTCCGGCGACCTGATCTTCCGCGATGTCTCGGTCAAGGGTTTCTGGGGCGCCCGCCGCTCGGCGGCGACCGGCCGTGAGGAGATGGTGCGGCTGATCGGCGAGCTCGTCAGCCTGGCCGCGTCGGGGCAGCTGCGGCTCGGGATCGACCAGCGCTTCGGCCTCGCCAATCCGGCAGGGGCCGCCGCGGCGAGCGCCCGGCCGGGGCGGACGGGCAAGATCGCGCTCAGCGGTTCGGTATGA
- a CDS encoding ATP-dependent helicase has product MTVPFDSSAPAPRPGGIAARALGRAAAPDYVARLNPEQRLAVETTEGPVLVLAGAGTGKTRVLTTRIAHLLATQKAYPSQILAVTFTNKAAREMRHRIGELIGPSVEGMNWLGTFHSIGVKILRRHAELVGLRSDFTILDTDDQIRLMKQVIQAENIDEKRWPARQLANLIDSWKNRGLTPADVPPGDGGSFADGRGIKLYRDYQARLKTLNACDFGDLLLENLRLFREHPDVLRDYHQRFHYMLVDEYQDTNVAQYLWLRLLAQGRKNICCVGDDDQSIYGWRGAEVDNILRFEKDFPGAVVIKLERNYRSTSHILGAASHLITHNEGRLGKTLFTDATDPDAARVRVASAWDSEEEARAVGEEIESLQRQGHKLNDMAILVRASFQMRSFEERFVTIGLNYRVIGGPRFYERQEIRDALAYLRVVAQPADDLAFERIVNVPKRGIGETTVRLLHDHARARNIPILQATDELIQTEEIKSSKTRTALRDLLASFALWRSKLDQMKHGELAEMILEESGYTEMWQQDRSADAPGRLENLKELIRSMEEFESLAGFLEHIALVMDTDRAENQDAVSIMTLHSAKGLEFETVFLPGWEEGLFPHQRSLDESGRAGLEEERRLAYVGITRAKKRAMIWFSSNRRIHGLWQSNVPSRFLDELPEKHVEVIEQTSSYGGYNVGGVGNYGASRFDRADSFNNTYSTPGWQRAQANKASAQAHARSAPRQIEGELVAKSTGSASKYKLGERVFHQKFGYGAIVEIEGNKLTVDFEKTGTKKVVDSFVTKH; this is encoded by the coding sequence ATGACCGTTCCCTTCGATAGTTCCGCCCCCGCCCCGCGCCCCGGCGGCATCGCTGCGCGCGCGCTCGGCCGGGCTGCCGCCCCCGACTATGTCGCGCGCCTCAATCCTGAGCAGCGCCTCGCGGTCGAGACGACGGAAGGGCCGGTTCTCGTGCTCGCCGGCGCCGGCACCGGCAAGACGCGCGTGCTGACGACGCGCATCGCCCACCTGCTTGCGACCCAGAAGGCCTATCCGAGCCAGATCCTCGCCGTCACCTTCACCAACAAGGCGGCGCGCGAGATGCGCCACCGCATCGGCGAGCTGATCGGCCCCTCGGTCGAGGGCATGAACTGGCTCGGCACGTTCCACTCGATCGGCGTCAAGATCCTGCGCCGCCATGCGGAACTCGTGGGCTTGCGCTCCGACTTCACCATTCTCGACACCGACGACCAGATCCGCCTGATGAAGCAGGTGATCCAGGCCGAGAACATCGACGAGAAGCGCTGGCCGGCGCGGCAGCTCGCCAATCTGATCGACAGCTGGAAGAACCGCGGCCTGACGCCGGCCGACGTGCCGCCGGGCGATGGCGGCTCCTTTGCCGACGGCCGCGGCATCAAGCTCTACCGGGACTACCAGGCACGCCTGAAGACGCTGAACGCCTGCGATTTCGGCGATCTGCTGCTCGAAAACCTGCGCCTGTTCCGCGAGCATCCGGACGTGCTCCGGGACTATCACCAGCGCTTCCACTACATGCTGGTCGACGAGTACCAGGACACCAACGTCGCGCAGTATCTCTGGTTGCGTCTGCTGGCGCAGGGCCGCAAGAACATCTGCTGCGTCGGCGACGACGACCAGTCGATCTATGGCTGGCGCGGCGCCGAGGTCGACAACATCCTCCGCTTCGAGAAGGATTTCCCGGGCGCCGTCGTCATCAAGCTTGAGCGCAATTATCGCTCGACCTCGCACATCCTCGGCGCTGCCTCGCACCTCATCACCCACAATGAGGGCCGGCTCGGCAAGACGCTGTTCACCGACGCGACCGACCCGGACGCCGCCCGCGTCCGCGTCGCCTCGGCCTGGGATTCGGAGGAAGAGGCCCGCGCCGTCGGCGAGGAGATCGAGAGCCTGCAGCGCCAGGGCCACAAGCTCAACGACATGGCGATCCTGGTGCGCGCCTCGTTCCAGATGCGCTCCTTCGAAGAGCGCTTCGTCACGATTGGCCTCAACTACCGCGTCATCGGCGGCCCGCGCTTCTACGAGCGGCAGGAAATCCGCGACGCCCTCGCCTATCTGCGCGTCGTCGCGCAGCCGGCCGACGACCTTGCCTTCGAGCGCATCGTCAACGTGCCGAAGCGCGGCATCGGCGAGACGACGGTCCGCCTGCTGCACGACCATGCGCGGGCCCGCAACATCCCGATCCTCCAGGCGACCGACGAGCTGATCCAGACGGAGGAGATCAAGTCGTCGAAGACGCGCACCGCGCTGCGCGATCTCCTCGCTTCGTTCGCGCTCTGGCGCTCGAAGCTCGACCAGATGAAGCATGGCGAGCTGGCCGAGATGATCCTGGAGGAGAGCGGCTACACCGAGATGTGGCAGCAGGACAGATCGGCCGACGCGCCGGGCCGGCTGGAAAACCTCAAGGAGCTGATCCGCTCGATGGAGGAGTTCGAGTCGCTCGCCGGCTTCCTCGAGCATATCGCCCTCGTCATGGACACCGACCGCGCCGAGAACCAGGACGCGGTCTCGATCATGACGCTGCACTCGGCCAAGGGCCTCGAATTCGAGACCGTCTTCCTGCCGGGCTGGGAGGAAGGCCTGTTCCCGCACCAGCGCTCGCTCGACGAGAGCGGCCGCGCCGGCCTGGAGGAAGAACGCCGTCTCGCCTATGTCGGCATCACCCGCGCCAAGAAGCGCGCCATGATCTGGTTCTCCTCGAACCGCCGCATCCATGGCCTCTGGCAATCGAACGTGCCGTCGCGCTTCCTCGACGAACTGCCGGAAAAGCATGTCGAGGTGATCGAGCAGACGTCGAGCTATGGCGGCTACAATGTCGGCGGCGTCGGCAATTACGGCGCCAGCCGCTTCGACCGCGCCGACAGTTTCAACAACACCTATTCGACCCCCGGCTGGCAGCGCGCCCAGGCGAACAAGGCATCCGCCCAGGCGCATGCCCGTTCGGCGCCGCGCCAGATCGAAGGCGAGCTGGTGGCGAAATCGACCGGCTCCGCGTCGAAATACAAGCTCGGCGAGCGGGTCTTCCATCAGAAGTTCGGCTATGGCGCCATCGTCGAGATCGAGGGCAACAAGCTGACCGTCGATTTCGAGAAGACCGGCACCAAGAAGGTCGTCGACAGTTTTGTGACCAAGCACTAG